The following are encoded together in the Halomonas halophila genome:
- the mltG gene encoding endolytic transglycosylase MltG, which produces MRRVAKLLPLLLILAALVLGAGYRYWQSRLEAPLALETPTLYEVPAGAGFHRVIRELDARGILSDGWAYRLLSRLEPEALPDLRPGEYRLTPGMSGRELLGLLDRHEVVTYPLTIPEGWTFAQMRAALDAAPKLEHRTAEWSDAEIMAELGREDELPEGRFFPDTYRYRKGISDLEILRQSMVRMDELLSEAWASRDDDLPIDTPYQALILASLIERETGAPEERERIAGVFVRRLERGMRLQTDPTVIYGMGDDYDGNITRADLREPTPYNTYVIDGLPPTPIALPGRAALQAAVQPAEGEALYFVARGDGTHHFSRSLREHNNAVNRYIRNR; this is translated from the coding sequence ATGAGGCGAGTGGCCAAGCTGTTGCCGCTGCTGCTGATCCTGGCGGCACTGGTGCTGGGTGCGGGGTATCGCTACTGGCAGAGCCGTCTCGAGGCCCCGCTGGCCCTCGAGACGCCGACGCTCTACGAGGTGCCGGCCGGCGCCGGCTTCCATCGGGTGATCCGTGAGCTCGACGCGCGCGGCATCCTGTCCGACGGCTGGGCCTATCGTCTGCTGAGCCGTCTCGAGCCCGAGGCGCTGCCCGACCTGCGCCCCGGCGAGTATCGCCTGACGCCCGGCATGAGCGGCCGTGAGCTGCTCGGGCTGCTGGATCGTCACGAGGTGGTCACCTACCCGCTGACGATCCCCGAGGGCTGGACCTTCGCTCAGATGCGCGCCGCGCTGGACGCCGCGCCCAAGCTCGAGCATCGCACCGCCGAGTGGTCCGACGCCGAGATCATGGCCGAGCTGGGTCGCGAGGACGAGCTGCCGGAGGGGCGCTTCTTCCCCGACACCTACCGCTATCGCAAGGGCATCAGCGATCTGGAGATCCTGCGCCAGTCGATGGTACGCATGGACGAGCTGCTGTCCGAGGCCTGGGCATCACGCGACGACGATCTGCCCATCGATACGCCCTATCAGGCGCTGATACTGGCCTCGTTGATCGAGCGCGAGACCGGTGCCCCCGAGGAGCGTGAGCGCATCGCCGGCGTCTTCGTGCGTCGCCTGGAGCGGGGCATGCGCCTGCAGACCGACCCCACCGTGATCTACGGCATGGGCGACGACTACGACGGCAACATCACCCGCGCCGACCTGCGTGAGCCCACGCCTTACAACACCTACGTGATCGACGGCCTGCCGCCGACGCCCATCGCCCTGCCGGGACGGGCGGCGCTGCAGGCGGCGGTGCAGCCCGCCGAGGGCGAGGCGCTCTATTTCGTGGCCCGGGGCGACGGCACCCACCACTTCTCGCGCTCGCTGCGCGAGCACAACAACGCCGTCAATCGCTACATCCGCAACCGCTGA
- a CDS encoding ATP-dependent helicase yields MRLTSEQHAVVGHPEGHARVAAVAGAGKTTTLVARVLHLLERGMAPGRILVLMFNRSAREDFQARLAAAAPAGQALPDVRTFHSLGHRLTQSLTRWGVLENRRLLTADWQLERLLRQATQQALEAFPEAGERALEAEKLEALAHFSGLVKAEMAEPAELYARLDFGEDTDHFVAAFEHAETLLADQGLMTYADLLYRPVRALEADPALRARVQGFLDQVIIDEYQDINPTQQRLLAVLAGRQAAVMAVGDANQCIYEWRGAHPDTMLEDFAAIFGEARDYPLSTTFRHGHALALAANHAIEANRRRPDQLCLAAPDNPDTRLAVGQGSQALLDELAGWQRDGRRLDEACLLVRSWALSVPLQLALLREGVPFRLSREDRFVFRLPLVEALAGYLALALDGQLLRDPGHLLLLLSQPTPFVPRERLSALAARLAETQRWPERQDPLLASLRPHQRRTLKRRWALLCELPKRGGWSPAKLLEHVVEEVEAEKVLKRAAARRDKGEEDVRLLDVLVEQAKEASDLAAFIELLRRPVENRDDGVLITTVHGAKGLEWPLVMLGGVNEEDFPHYTRDNPLSPPRLEEERRLFYVAITRACERLVMLHDGGDHRPSRFLGETAWQDGQRVAERLVAEGIDEPPAPLRVSRPALVQRYLERLGRPLPVEAAAAQTGQVADSAADYRVGQRLNHAVFGEGEISVVEGDPANPVIEVRFRQAGRRRLIARRAPIEWLEGEGA; encoded by the coding sequence ATGAGGCTGACGTCGGAACAGCACGCCGTGGTCGGCCACCCCGAGGGCCATGCCCGGGTCGCCGCCGTGGCCGGGGCGGGCAAGACCACCACCCTGGTGGCGCGGGTGCTGCACCTGCTCGAGCGCGGCATGGCGCCCGGGCGCATCCTGGTGCTGATGTTCAACCGCTCGGCCCGGGAGGACTTCCAGGCCCGGCTGGCCGCGGCGGCACCCGCCGGCCAGGCGCTGCCCGACGTGCGCACCTTTCACTCGCTGGGTCATCGCCTGACCCAGAGCCTGACCCGCTGGGGCGTGCTGGAGAACCGTCGGCTGCTGACCGCCGACTGGCAGCTCGAGCGGCTGCTGCGCCAGGCCACCCAGCAGGCGCTGGAGGCCTTCCCCGAGGCCGGCGAGCGCGCCCTGGAAGCCGAGAAGCTCGAGGCTCTGGCCCACTTCAGCGGCCTGGTGAAGGCCGAGATGGCCGAGCCCGCCGAGCTCTACGCCCGGCTCGACTTCGGCGAGGACACCGATCACTTCGTCGCCGCTTTCGAACACGCCGAGACACTGCTCGCCGATCAGGGCCTGATGACCTATGCCGACCTGCTGTACCGGCCGGTCCGGGCGCTGGAGGCCGATCCCGCGCTGCGCGCCCGGGTCCAGGGCTTCCTCGACCAGGTGATCATCGACGAGTACCAGGACATCAATCCTACCCAGCAGCGCCTGCTGGCGGTGCTGGCCGGGCGCCAGGCGGCGGTGATGGCGGTGGGTGACGCCAACCAGTGCATCTACGAATGGCGTGGCGCCCACCCCGACACCATGCTCGAGGACTTCGCCGCCATCTTCGGCGAGGCCCGCGACTACCCGCTCTCCACCACCTTCCGCCACGGCCACGCCCTGGCGCTGGCCGCCAACCACGCCATCGAGGCCAACCGGCGCCGTCCGGACCAGCTGTGCCTGGCCGCGCCGGACAATCCCGACACCCGGCTGGCGGTGGGGCAGGGCAGCCAGGCGTTGCTCGACGAGCTGGCCGGCTGGCAGCGCGACGGCCGCCGTCTCGACGAGGCCTGCCTGCTGGTGCGCAGCTGGGCGCTGTCGGTGCCGCTGCAGCTGGCGCTGCTGCGCGAGGGCGTGCCCTTCCGTCTGTCCCGGGAGGACCGCTTCGTGTTCCGCCTGCCGCTGGTCGAGGCGCTGGCCGGCTATCTGGCGCTGGCGCTCGACGGCCAGCTGCTGCGCGACCCCGGCCACCTGCTGCTGCTGCTGTCCCAGCCGACGCCCTTCGTGCCCCGCGAACGCCTCTCGGCGCTGGCCGCCCGGCTGGCCGAGACCCAGCGCTGGCCGGAGCGCCAGGACCCGCTGCTGGCCTCGCTCAGGCCGCACCAGCGGCGGACCCTCAAGCGTCGCTGGGCGCTGCTCTGCGAACTGCCGAAACGCGGCGGCTGGTCGCCGGCCAAGCTGCTCGAGCACGTGGTCGAGGAGGTCGAGGCCGAGAAGGTGCTCAAGCGCGCCGCGGCACGCCGCGACAAGGGCGAGGAGGACGTGCGCCTGCTCGACGTGCTGGTGGAGCAGGCCAAGGAGGCCTCCGATCTCGCGGCCTTCATCGAGCTGCTGCGCCGCCCGGTGGAGAACCGCGATGACGGCGTGCTGATCACCACCGTGCACGGTGCCAAGGGGCTGGAGTGGCCGCTGGTGATGCTCGGCGGCGTCAACGAGGAAGACTTCCCGCACTACACCCGTGACAACCCGCTGAGTCCGCCGCGTCTCGAGGAGGAGCGGCGGCTGTTCTACGTGGCGATCACCCGCGCCTGCGAGCGGTTGGTGATGCTGCACGACGGCGGCGATCACCGGCCCAGCCGCTTCCTCGGCGAGACCGCCTGGCAGGACGGCCAGCGGGTGGCCGAGCGGCTGGTCGCCGAGGGCATCGATGAACCGCCGGCGCCGCTGCGGGTCTCCCGACCGGCGCTGGTGCAGCGCTATCTCGAGCGCCTGGGCCGGCCGCTGCCCGTCGAGGCCGCCGCGGCGCAGACGGGGCAGGTCGCCGATAGCGCGGCCGACTACCGGGTCGGCCAGCGCCTCAACCATGCCGTCTTCGGCGAGGGCGAGATCAGCGTGGTGGAAGGCGATCCGGCGAATCCGGTGATCGAGGTGCGATTCCGTCAGGCCGGCCGCAGGCGACTGATTGCCCGGCGGGCCCCCATCGAATGGCTGGAAGGAGAAGGCGCATGA
- a CDS encoding PilZ domain-containing protein has protein sequence MSAQKALSLTIRDIPTLLMAYMPSLERGGIFVPTRERYELGQEVFVLLTLPEQSERLPITGRVVWVSPEGVSGRRVPGIGVHFGLEDQAVRDHIETLLAGQLDKAAPTYTL, from the coding sequence ATGTCCGCCCAGAAGGCCCTCTCCCTGACCATCCGGGATATCCCCACGCTGCTCATGGCCTACATGCCGTCGCTGGAGCGGGGTGGCATCTTCGTGCCGACCCGGGAGCGCTACGAGCTCGGCCAGGAGGTCTTCGTGCTGCTGACCCTGCCCGAGCAGAGCGAGCGCCTGCCGATCACCGGCCGAGTGGTCTGGGTCTCGCCCGAAGGCGTCTCCGGGCGACGCGTGCCGGGCATCGGCGTGCACTTCGGCCTCGAGGACCAGGCCGTGCGCGACCATATCGAGACCCTGCTGGCGGGCCAGCTGGACAAGGCCGCGCCGACCTACACGCTCTGA
- the tmk gene encoding dTMP kinase — MQRRGRFITLEGGEGVGKSTNLAWVAAHLEARGLEVVRTREPGGTPRAEAIRGLLLDPASDEPLDADAELLLVFAARAQHLARVVRPALERGAWVVCDRFTDATFAYQGGGRGIPAERIAELEAFVQQGLQPDLTLLLDMPMAAAQRRLEGRLEHSGGQRDRFERERGEFFEAVRQAYLARAAAAPERIAVVDADRALADVQAELGRRLDAHLEAS; from the coding sequence ATGCAACGCCGAGGACGCTTCATCACCCTGGAAGGTGGCGAAGGGGTGGGCAAGTCCACCAATCTGGCCTGGGTCGCCGCGCATCTGGAGGCCCGCGGCCTCGAGGTGGTGCGCACCCGCGAGCCGGGCGGCACGCCGCGCGCCGAGGCGATCCGCGGCCTGCTGCTCGACCCCGCGTCCGACGAGCCGCTGGACGCCGACGCCGAGCTGCTGCTGGTGTTCGCCGCTCGCGCACAGCACCTGGCACGGGTGGTGCGGCCGGCCCTCGAACGGGGCGCCTGGGTGGTCTGCGACCGCTTCACCGATGCCACTTTCGCCTACCAGGGCGGCGGGCGCGGGATTCCGGCCGAGCGCATCGCCGAGCTGGAGGCCTTCGTCCAGCAGGGGTTGCAGCCGGACCTGACGCTGCTGCTCGACATGCCGATGGCCGCGGCCCAGCGCCGGCTCGAGGGGCGTCTGGAGCACAGCGGTGGCCAGCGCGACCGTTTCGAGCGCGAGCGCGGCGAGTTCTTCGAGGCCGTGCGTCAGGCCTATCTGGCCCGCGCCGCCGCGGCGCCCGAGCGCATCGCCGTGGTCGACGCCGACCGCGCCCTCGCGGACGTGCAGGCCGAGCTCGGCCGCCGGCTGGACGCGCACCTGGAGGCGTCATGA
- a CDS encoding DNA polymerase III subunit delta': MSEPVRPLPWLEPRWRELIALAEAGRLPHALLFSGPHGVGKPSLAEALIARTLCQAPGEVACGRCHACQMLASGYHPDLMRVSPDEGKRQIRIDAIREINGFVSQTAQQGGYRVIVISPAEAMNVAASNALLKSLEEPGGRTLFLLLSDIPSHLLPTIRSRCQHWSLTAPDEADCLDWLAERLGGREDARFWYQAAGGLPLRALELAEPDARALRQQLHETFDALVRGAEPVAEAARLDRQSLDAILWYGIAWLEDLIRLGLSGESATLRNPDLLPLYRQAVKNGRVRDWFRLLDYAREQRRLLGAGGNPNPQLVLEAWLVRWSALLRS, encoded by the coding sequence ATGAGCGAGCCCGTCCGGCCGCTGCCCTGGCTCGAGCCACGCTGGCGGGAGCTGATCGCGCTGGCCGAGGCCGGCCGTCTGCCCCATGCGCTGCTGTTCTCCGGTCCCCACGGTGTCGGCAAGCCATCGCTGGCCGAGGCGCTGATCGCCCGCACCCTGTGCCAGGCGCCGGGGGAGGTCGCCTGTGGCCGCTGCCACGCCTGCCAGATGCTGGCGTCGGGCTATCACCCGGACCTGATGCGGGTGTCGCCGGACGAGGGCAAGCGCCAGATTCGCATCGATGCCATCCGCGAGATCAACGGCTTCGTCTCCCAGACCGCCCAGCAGGGCGGCTACCGGGTGATCGTCATCTCCCCGGCCGAGGCGATGAACGTGGCCGCCTCCAACGCCCTGCTCAAGAGCCTGGAGGAGCCCGGCGGCCGGACCCTGTTTCTGCTGCTCTCGGACATCCCTTCTCACCTGCTGCCGACCATCCGCTCGCGCTGCCAGCACTGGAGCCTGACCGCGCCGGACGAGGCCGACTGCCTCGACTGGCTGGCCGAACGGCTCGGCGGCCGCGAGGATGCCCGCTTCTGGTATCAGGCCGCCGGCGGACTGCCGCTGCGGGCCCTCGAGCTCGCCGAGCCCGACGCCCGGGCGCTGCGTCAGCAGCTCCACGAGACCTTCGACGCCCTGGTGCGCGGTGCCGAGCCGGTGGCCGAGGCCGCGCGGCTGGACCGCCAGTCCCTCGACGCCATCCTGTGGTACGGTATCGCCTGGCTCGAGGATCTGATCCGGCTGGGGCTGTCCGGCGAGAGCGCGACGCTGCGCAATCCCGACCTGCTGCCGCTCTATCGCCAGGCGGTGAAGAACGGCCGGGTGCGCGATTGGTTCCGCCTGCTGGACTATGCTCGCGAACAGCGCCGCCTGCTCGGCGCGGGGGGCAATCCCAACCCGCAGCTGGTGCTGGAGGCCTGGCTGGTGCGCTGGTCCGCGCTGCTGCGCTCCTGA
- a CDS encoding DUF1285 domain-containing protein: protein MNLDTWLAGIPPEGEIPPLERWHPECRGDMDLTIAADGRWLHEGGVIARPALVRLLASVLRREDDGEYYLVAPAEKWRIRVEDRPLLIVDAERDAAGDWQLVTNAGDRVRLDDAHRLTVSDTPRGEAVPEVPVRFGLAARLGRNVFYRLADAAECRDDELGLESGGAWHSLGRWDDEAS, encoded by the coding sequence ATGAACCTGGACACCTGGTTGGCCGGCATACCGCCCGAGGGCGAGATCCCGCCGCTGGAGCGCTGGCATCCCGAGTGCCGGGGCGACATGGATCTGACCATCGCCGCCGACGGTCGCTGGCTCCACGAGGGGGGCGTCATCGCGCGTCCTGCGCTGGTGCGGCTGCTGGCGAGCGTGCTGCGCCGCGAGGACGACGGCGAGTATTACCTGGTAGCGCCGGCCGAGAAATGGCGTATCCGCGTCGAGGATCGCCCGCTGCTGATCGTCGATGCCGAACGCGATGCCGCCGGCGACTGGCAACTCGTCACCAATGCCGGCGATCGCGTGAGGCTCGACGACGCGCACCGGCTGACGGTCAGCGATACGCCCCGCGGCGAGGCCGTGCCGGAGGTGCCGGTGCGCTTCGGGCTGGCCGCGCGCCTCGGGCGCAACGTCTTCTATCGCCTCGCCGACGCCGCCGAGTGCCGCGACGACGAGCTGGGGCTCGAGAGCGGCGGGGCCTGGCACTCGCTGGGCCGCTGGGACGACGAGGCATCATGA
- a CDS encoding TatD family hydrolase has protein sequence MFVDSHCHLDRLDPRTHDGDVAAALDAARARDVRQFLAIAVTLEEVPGIAAIAREHDDVVISAGVHPLHEVPEEPSVEAIKECAERHEAVAIGETGLDYHYDGVSREVQHERFRRHLIAATELELPVIIHTRAAREDTLALIREHVDPRVGGVLHCFTEDLDMAREAVAHGFMVSLSGIVTFRNAESVRELARKVPLDRLLIETDSPYLAPVPHRGKPNEPAWVVEVAECIAEERGISVEEVAMQTTANFYRLFKAAVPEASAEVREALSSAGLVV, from the coding sequence ATGTTTGTCGATTCCCACTGCCATCTCGATCGCCTCGATCCCCGTACCCACGACGGCGACGTCGCCGCCGCCCTGGACGCCGCCCGCGCCCGCGACGTGCGCCAGTTCCTGGCCATCGCGGTCACCCTGGAAGAAGTGCCCGGTATCGCCGCCATCGCCCGCGAGCATGACGACGTGGTGATCTCCGCCGGCGTGCATCCGCTGCATGAGGTGCCGGAAGAGCCGAGCGTCGAGGCCATCAAGGAATGCGCGGAGCGCCATGAGGCGGTGGCGATCGGCGAGACCGGCCTCGACTATCACTACGACGGTGTCTCCCGCGAGGTGCAGCACGAGCGCTTCCGCCGCCACCTGATCGCCGCCACCGAACTCGAGCTGCCGGTGATCATCCACACCCGTGCCGCGCGCGAGGACACCCTGGCGCTGATCCGCGAGCACGTCGATCCGCGGGTCGGTGGCGTGCTGCACTGCTTCACCGAGGACCTGGACATGGCCCGCGAGGCGGTGGCCCACGGGTTCATGGTCTCGCTGTCGGGTATCGTCACCTTCCGCAACGCCGAATCGGTGCGCGAGCTGGCCCGCAAGGTGCCGCTGGACCGCCTGCTGATCGAGACCGACAGCCCCTACCTGGCGCCGGTGCCGCATCGCGGCAAGCCCAACGAGCCGGCTTGGGTGGTCGAGGTCGCCGAGTGCATCGCCGAGGAGCGCGGCATCAGCGTCGAGGAGGTGGCCATGCAGACCACTGCCAACTTCTATCGGCTGTTCAAGGCGGCCGTGCCCGAGGCGTCGGCGGAAGTCCGCGAGGCGCTGTCGAGCGCCGGCCTGGTGGTCTGA
- the pabC gene encoding aminodeoxychorismate lyase: MSGTAGEGDADRLTPEGVPFDDRGLAYGDGLFETVLVRDGEPLLWAEHLGRLARGAETLGIPLPGRDTLDALPARAGEGLAVLKLMLTRGSGGRGYLAPAEPEPRLRWQAVPFAPARARWRDGVRVRHCRLRLGIQPALAGLKHLNRLENVLARAEWSDPEIAEGLLGDAEGRLVEATCMNLFWWQDDAWYTPRLDRCGVAGTLRQALLADGVIHEGDTSPEALATAEAVCLANSVQGLWPVTRLDDADGRRQARWDIGDHHRALQAEAHARLGYPHD, from the coding sequence GTGAGCGGCACGGCAGGCGAGGGCGACGCCGACCGGCTGACGCCGGAGGGCGTGCCCTTCGACGACCGCGGCCTAGCCTACGGCGACGGCCTGTTCGAGACCGTGCTGGTGCGCGACGGCGAGCCGCTGCTGTGGGCCGAGCATCTGGGCCGGCTGGCCCGTGGTGCCGAGACCCTCGGCATTCCGCTGCCGGGTCGGGACACGCTCGACGCCTTGCCGGCACGGGCCGGCGAGGGGCTCGCGGTGCTCAAGCTGATGCTGACCCGCGGCTCCGGCGGGCGCGGTTACCTCGCGCCCGCCGAGCCCGAGCCGCGGCTGCGCTGGCAGGCCGTGCCCTTCGCCCCGGCCCGGGCGCGCTGGCGCGACGGCGTGCGGGTTCGCCACTGCCGGCTGCGGCTGGGCATCCAGCCGGCGCTGGCCGGCCTCAAGCACCTCAATCGCCTGGAGAACGTCCTGGCCCGGGCCGAATGGTCCGATCCCGAGATCGCCGAGGGGCTGCTCGGCGACGCCGAGGGGCGGCTGGTCGAGGCCACCTGCATGAATCTCTTCTGGTGGCAGGACGATGCCTGGTACACGCCGCGGCTCGACCGCTGTGGCGTGGCCGGCACCCTGCGCCAGGCGCTGCTCGCCGACGGCGTGATCCATGAGGGCGACACCTCCCCCGAAGCGCTGGCGACGGCCGAGGCGGTATGCCTGGCCAACTCCGTGCAGGGCCTGTGGCCGGTGACCCGGCTCGATGACGCCGACGGCCGCCGTCAGGCGCGCTGGGACATCGGCGATCACCATCGCGCCCTGCAGGCCGAGGCCCATGCGCGGCTCGGCTATCCCCACGACTGA
- a CDS encoding sulfurtransferase, whose translation MNVLIEATALAEALAGDMPPLVLDCRARLGDPEAGERLWREGHVPGSQHLDMDRDLAAPARENGAGGRHPLPSREAFTATLRRLGVTPGRPVVVYDDVGGQLAAARAWWMIARWAGHPDVRLLNGGLGAWQAAGGELPLGREPAPAPSDWVPDYRDDVLVQADEVFSGRALKLDARPAERFRGEAESVDAMAGHIPGARSRPSAENLDAHGRFKSPETLDAELPDADPVIAYCGSGVTACHDILAYAIAGRPLPRLYVGSWSDWITDADRPIATGD comes from the coding sequence ATGAACGTGTTGATCGAAGCCACCGCGCTGGCCGAGGCGCTCGCGGGCGATATGCCGCCGCTGGTGCTGGACTGCCGGGCGCGGCTCGGCGATCCCGAGGCCGGCGAGCGGCTGTGGCGCGAAGGCCATGTGCCGGGCAGCCAGCACCTGGACATGGATCGCGACCTGGCCGCCCCGGCCCGTGAGAACGGCGCGGGCGGCCGCCATCCGCTGCCGAGCCGCGAGGCCTTCACGGCGACGCTGCGCCGCCTCGGCGTCACCCCCGGGCGGCCGGTGGTGGTCTACGACGACGTGGGCGGTCAGCTGGCCGCGGCCCGGGCCTGGTGGATGATCGCCCGCTGGGCCGGGCATCCCGACGTGCGGCTGCTGAACGGTGGACTCGGCGCCTGGCAGGCCGCCGGCGGCGAGCTGCCGCTGGGGCGCGAGCCGGCGCCCGCGCCGAGCGACTGGGTGCCCGACTACCGCGACGATGTGCTGGTACAGGCCGACGAGGTGTTCTCCGGCCGGGCGCTGAAGCTCGATGCGCGCCCCGCCGAGCGCTTCCGCGGCGAGGCCGAGTCCGTCGATGCCATGGCCGGGCACATCCCCGGCGCACGCTCGCGGCCGAGCGCCGAGAACCTCGATGCGCACGGTCGCTTCAAGTCCCCCGAGACGCTCGACGCCGAGCTGCCGGACGCGGACCCGGTGATCGCCTACTGCGGCTCCGGCGTCACCGCCTGCCACGACATCCTCGCCTACGCGATCGCCGGCCGCCCGCTGCCGCGGCTCTACGTCGGCTCCTGGAGCGACTGGATCACCGACGCCGACCGGCCCATCGCCACCGGCGACTGA
- a CDS encoding electron transfer flavoprotein-ubiquinone oxidoreductase — MTEQIERDAMEFDVVIVGAGPSGLAAACRLMQQANEAEQELSVCLVEKGSEVGAHILSGAVFEPRALQELFPDWQERGAPLTTPAIRDELYLLKDAEKAQKLPNALVPKTMHNTGGDLTRYVISAGNLCRWLAEQAEELGVEVFPGFAAQETIVEDGVVKGILVGDMGVDADGQPKDGHMPGMELRAKYTLFAEGARGHLGKGLIERFELDAGKDPQHYGIGLKELWDVPADRHEPGLVLHGSGWPLDKSTHGGWFLYHAENQQVVVGLILDLSYQNPYLSPFDEFQRMKHHPVLKQYLEGGSRVAYGARAIAKGGLNCLPKMTFPGGLLIGCDAGTLNFAKIKGLHTAMKSGMVAAESVFEAIAAGGESDEGGADLTAFEAKWQASWAYQELDESRSFGPAIHKYGTVGGGAYNFLDQLLGGKLPTVHDTTPDHATLKPAAECEKIDYPKPDGVISFDKSSSVFLSNTNHEEDQPCHLRLKDPELPIRDNLPTYAEPAQRYCPAGVYEVVEDDDGKPAFQINFQNCVHCKTCDIKDPAQNITWVAPEGGGGPNYPNM; from the coding sequence ATGACAGAACAGATCGAGCGCGACGCCATGGAGTTCGACGTGGTCATCGTCGGCGCCGGCCCCTCCGGCCTGGCCGCGGCCTGCCGCCTGATGCAGCAGGCCAACGAGGCCGAGCAGGAACTGTCGGTGTGCCTGGTCGAGAAAGGGTCCGAGGTCGGCGCTCACATCCTCTCCGGCGCCGTCTTCGAACCCCGCGCCCTGCAGGAACTGTTCCCCGACTGGCAGGAGCGCGGCGCGCCGCTGACCACGCCGGCGATTCGCGACGAGCTCTATCTGCTCAAGGACGCCGAGAAGGCCCAGAAGCTGCCCAATGCCCTGGTGCCGAAGACCATGCATAACACCGGCGGCGACCTCACCCGTTATGTGATCAGCGCCGGCAACCTGTGCCGCTGGCTGGCCGAACAGGCCGAGGAGCTCGGCGTCGAGGTGTTCCCGGGCTTCGCCGCCCAGGAGACCATCGTCGAGGACGGCGTGGTCAAGGGCATCCTGGTCGGCGACATGGGCGTGGACGCCGACGGCCAGCCCAAGGACGGCCACATGCCGGGCATGGAGCTGCGCGCCAAGTACACGCTGTTCGCCGAGGGCGCCCGCGGCCACCTGGGCAAGGGGCTGATCGAGCGCTTCGAGCTCGATGCCGGCAAGGATCCGCAGCACTACGGCATCGGCCTCAAGGAGCTGTGGGACGTGCCCGCCGACAGGCACGAACCGGGCCTGGTGCTGCACGGCTCCGGCTGGCCGCTGGACAAGTCGACCCACGGCGGCTGGTTCCTCTATCACGCCGAGAACCAGCAGGTGGTGGTCGGCCTGATCCTCGACCTGTCCTACCAGAATCCGTATCTGTCGCCCTTCGACGAGTTCCAGCGCATGAAGCACCACCCGGTGCTGAAGCAATACCTGGAGGGCGGCTCGCGGGTGGCCTACGGCGCCCGGGCCATCGCCAAGGGCGGTCTCAACTGCCTGCCGAAGATGACCTTCCCCGGCGGGCTCTTGATCGGCTGCGACGCCGGCACCCTGAACTTCGCCAAGATCAAGGGCCTGCACACCGCCATGAAGTCCGGCATGGTCGCCGCCGAGAGCGTCTTCGAGGCCATCGCGGCCGGTGGAGAGAGCGACGAGGGCGGCGCCGATCTCACCGCCTTCGAGGCCAAGTGGCAGGCCAGCTGGGCCTACCAGGAGCTCGACGAGAGCCGCAGCTTCGGCCCGGCGATCCACAAGTACGGCACCGTGGGCGGCGGCGCCTACAACTTCCTCGACCAGCTGCTGGGCGGCAAGCTGCCGACGGTCCACGACACCACCCCGGACCACGCCACCCTCAAGCCGGCGGCCGAGTGCGAGAAGATCGACTATCCCAAGCCGGACGGCGTGATCTCGTTCGACAAGTCCTCCTCGGTGTTCCTCTCGAACACCAACCACGAGGAAGACCAGCCCTGCCACCTGCGCCTCAAGGACCCGGAACTGCCGATCCGCGACAACCTGCCGACCTACGCCGAGCCCGCGCAGCGCTACTGCCCGGCCGGGGTCTACGAGGTGGTCGAGGACGACGACGGCAAGCCCGCGTTCCAGATCAACTTCCAGAACTGCGTGCACTGCAAGACCTGTGACATCAAGGACCCGGCCCAGAACATCACCTGGGTCGCGCCGGAAGGGGGAGGCGGGCCGAACTACCCCAACATGTAA